TTGGTATGATACCTGAAGTTCCTAGCCTGATGACCCAGAAGGTTTTGAGCAATTCTCTTTGGTAGATATAGCTATGGACTCACACAaaattgcattcattttttagtatactttattttcaatctttcattcttttttgaaatcttttagaATTACCTTGATTAAAATcagtacataaaataattttcactgtATTTGTTACATGTGGAACAGAATAATTTAacactttataaatatgtttCATTGATGCAAGGATGGGAGAAGCACCCTTTGCTAAAAGCAGTACAGTAACTTAATTCAATTTGGCTATGGTAGCACTTTAAAAATGACCATGAGATGACACTGCAGCCAAGTAGATTAGGTATGCCTTAAACCGAGTGTTTTCCCTAATTATGACATTTAATTCCTTTCTTTAAATATGGAACAGTCTATCATTCAACTTAAAGCAGAGTAATGTTTATTACTCTGTTTTAATAGTATTGACTAGGAATGAATCCCTTAATCACAGACTCATAAATCATTTGAGGACTGTTTCACTGAAGTGGGGAGTGTATTTAAAAAGCCATAGTAGTCAGAAAGTCTCCGTATCAAACAAAGGGCAACCATTTTATTTAAGATCAGTAAGCTGTATATATTAACCATTGTCTTCACCACCCTCATAGAATTGTgttaaaatcttcccacaaaattAGATCAACTTCCAGTTTATTTAAAAAGCGGATACCTCTGTTACACTTTAATCTGCTTTGACAGCAGTGGAAGGTCACAGGAATATTAGAACATGAATTCACATTTAAATAGACATGatacaaacatgcacacatatgtatatattgagTGTTTTCATTGACTTGCTTTTcttccatataaatatataaatattgaataaagTGCTTGGGAACATGTCTGTACATATATACAGATACATGTTTGTCTATATACACTTGAATAgttatttatgaagaaaatacatatacatttgtAATAAATATCTGGTCAAAAGACATCTGTCAGGCAATATTTATGTTCATTCTGATCAAGATAGAGTACATGGGGGTAGAATCTGTAATCTTTTCTCTAATATGTAATGAAATGTGCAGAGTTATAAACTaaggcaaaatacattagagcaGAGACTTTTTAACATCTATATTTTCATCAGTTAGTATGGTATGATCATTAAGGAGTAGTTCAGTTCAAATGCAGTCTTGGTGCTAGCAGCATATTATAAATTCTAGCTTTGAAACAGTGAACAATCTTTCAACATATCTATAAGAACATAATTAGGATAGCCCTAACGCATTTCCAAATTACACAATGGTGCTTTCCACATGCTTTAgctttttaaatatgcattttttttccagagaCTAAGGGCAAAAACTATTTCTTATTTAGTAGAAATGCTTTAGCTTTGTAATCGTATATGTAACATTTATTCCCCCAATAACAATGTGCAATTTAACCTTGAATATTACAATATCAAGGTGGATTAACTGCTGTTAATCTCTTTTAGCAACCATTTCTACAAAATATGATattatctgctttttaaattagGGAGTCCAGTGTCAGTGAGTAATACTAACATGAGTAAATTTTTAGAGAGATGTAACAAAAATTTTGCTTACAACTTTGACAATCATAAATTGGGTCCAGACTTAGGTGCACATTTCTAAATTAATTATGACTTTTGACCTCAGATGATATTTTCCCCTCCCTTGTTTGGTTGGCATTCATTTGTGACCAATATCAGGAAAACTTACTGAGAATATTATACTAAGAGTTGAAACAAACCTGTTTCTGAATTAGCTAAGAAGGAAATGAATTGATTCTCAGAATAATTCTGTTTATATTTGACAAGGACCATTTCAGTTTAGTCATTTTCTTTATAGGCAAAAATCTTGTTTTAATTACTTTATATCCCTAGTGCCTAGAAAATTGCTTCACACATAAGTATGCACTCAATAGATGATTTTGGAACCAAGCTGAATGGTTTTAATACACAATATAGATTGATCTGAAAGCATCGATTAATTGATGAGTGTCAATAGGAAAGTCACCTACTTTTTACAGAAGATGTCATAAGATTCTACCACTGCCAATAGCCAGAAACCTGAGTTTATTCCTCAGTCCTGACACAGTTATATTAACATACTGTTTACTGCTCAAAGGAGCACATGCATGATGCAGTCATTTCACAGCGAATTACCAAATACCTCTACAGTGCTGTTTTAGAGAAGCAATATCTAGAAACGTATTTGGTAATGTTAAATTATCCTTTTGATAGTTTACCTAGAAGAACAAATATTAAAGAAGACCACATTGAAAATTCAGAGTAAAGCACAGGAAGTAGAATAGGAAGCAGCAATAGTTATTCAGTAACATTTCAAATCTTTTTCACTTCTGAGAATTAACTTGAAATGCAGCAAATGCCAGCAACCCTGTGAATATTTCAAATGGCATCTaagaaaaagcaggagggaaaaaTGTTGTCAAGTATTTGATTTAATTATCTCAGCAATACAGATTTCATAACACTGTCcttagtgtcttttttttttccttttaaaatatatatcatggTAAATGTTAAAGAGAATTTGTCTTTATTTGAATGGCCATTATATTCAACAGATTTTTCACTATTTATAGCTATTTTTATTTACAGCAATAGGTAACCAACTCAATCCCATGCCATCAATTAACAACATAATAGCAAGGTTTCCATTGGAAAAAAGAAGTTAATTTAGATATATTTAGGGCTTCATTATAGTTACACAATAAAAGCtaattattttaaagacataTCATTTACAATGTTAAAAATAAGTATCATAAAGCTCACAGCTGAATGCTGTCAGAACATTTTTGAAGTGCACATTTTGTGGCATTTAATCCTGCTTTTCATTGACAGAATAAAATGAGGCATATAGATATTATTGTTGGTTCCGCTAGGCTGGCCTAATTTGGCCTAATTTTTTCCAGTCtccctgtttttttctcttttttccccagatAGGTGAAAATGTGCTCAGTGTGCCCTTCATGGTTGCCATGGCAACTAGCTTATCACACACAGCTAACCTTTTCATTCCCAGTGTCGATCTTGTCTGTAGAAGCATCTTGTGAATGTTGTTTTCCTAGAGCAACCATAGAGCAGTCATTCTCTGTTGTCTTGGCAtctttctttgaattctttttttgtcCCATTTGGAGTTGACTTGACTTGTAGGCCAAGGTGGGTATAGTGTTCACTAAAATTAACTGcaatggttttttgttttccttgtacTGACACTGAATATACCGTGAAAAGGCCGACCTATAGGTCTTATTGAACAGTGTGTAGACAAGTGGGTTGACTGCTGAGGACAGGTAACCAATCCAAACAAACACGTTGAGCAGGGCTCCGATGACGTCCTCATTGCATGACTCTTTGCAGATGACGGCCATTATGTTTGTGATGAAGAAAGGGCACCACATCACCACAAACAGAAAGAAGACGATGCCCAGCACCTTGCAAGCTTTTTGCTCATTGCTGATGGACTGCATAGTCCTCCTGCCTGCGTAGGACCCTGGTTCCCTGTGGATCGACCGCTGGAAAAGCTTTTCAGAAGATAGggaactctgagggaggaagctgAAAGAAGCTAATTTGGTCCGTGTGCCAAGATCACTCACACACAAAGTAGCTTCTTTCTGGAGTGACTTGATAGTTAGAAAGTAGGTGATCACCATGATGGTTAAGGGAatgaaaaatgacacaaaagagcCGATCAGGACAAAGTTATCATCAGCAAGTAAGCAACTCCCCTCCTTAAAGACCTTGGAATCATCCTGTAGCCCAAAGACTGGTATTGGCATGGATACACCTGGAGATGAACAGAAAACATGATTATTAAGGAATTGAGTACATGAAGGCAAGAGCATCGCCAAATGAAGTGGCTCTTCAAAGGATTTTatattaacattatttaaaagCTGAACACATACTTTCAATGAGAATTTAAAATTCCTTTGGATTTACTTATATGttttataagtatatattatataattcctTATATGTTATATTGCCCTATATAGATAACCCTTtacttaaaaataactataataaatcTAGCTCATATTTGTCATGCCATATTTCCCTGATTATAACATTATACCTATTAATTGAAGAAAACATATACagaggcaaagaaacaaaaataaaaatcaccaattGTGCCACTATCCAGAAATAGCCACCATTAACAATCCGATGCTGTTTGTTTTaggaacccccccccccatatcatgtacacacattttaaaacagaattggGGTTGTATTTCATACATAGCTTTgcaactgtttttttttatttaacagtatatCATGAGCATGgcttatacataaaaataactttatacaattataaacatagtatattttctttttaagaaatttagaaaatataaaaaggcaacaatgaataaagaaaaaataatatctattCTCACCAGCCAGGGGCAACTGTAAtttacatttgtattgtttcttctTCCATTTACATGTacctataaaaatatatgtatatattttatgtgcggttttagatttttctattcCATTTAACATTCAATTCtaaaaattgcacatattttaatatgttttaaaaacatagttttcTAATGTTAATTTAGAAAAGTAACTTTAGAAAGTAACTTTAACcaattttgattctttttaaaaaaagtttttactgtggaaaaattttaacatatacaaaaacccaaaaagaacaaaaacacaaactcaGCACAATGAGCCTATCACCTGGCTTCAACAGCGATCAACTTGAGACCAATCTATCTCCCCCGTACTCCCCGTGCTGCTACCCTTCCCATGATGTTGAAGCAAATCCTAGACATAGTTTCATtcaatctgtaaatattttattatgtagaTCTAAAAGCTATGTACCCTTAGAAAAACCTAATATTATCACAATACCATTTTCACTCCTAGATagaaatttaatatttccttAATATCACTAAACATAGAGTAAGTGATAAAATTGCCAACTGCCCCACAAAGGTCATGATATATTTTTAGTAGAACATTCATAAAAGTGGGTTACAAAAAACACGGCAGCCACAGATTTTCTTTTACCGACAAATATGGGAGTTAGGTACAGAAGGAGACAATACATGGGATCATGTACATATGGTTGGCTGCTGTCATTCagatttggggatctttgaggctCCCTCAGGCTCAGGgctcaggcagaggagggagaggTGAGGAAAGGCACCCCTTGGCCCTAATCATGCTAATTTCTCCCCATGATGATAGGATCTCATTAAAGGGAGATTGAATTGGCCACATTGTGCAGTTACGCCCCTTTCTGAGGCTCAGGAGATGCTGGGGAGGTTAGGTCTTGCTGCTCAGGCTG
Above is a genomic segment from Cynocephalus volans isolate mCynVol1 chromosome 7, mCynVol1.pri, whole genome shotgun sequence containing:
- the HTR2A gene encoding 5-hydroxytryptamine receptor 2A; the protein is MDILYEKNTSLSSTTNSLMQSNDDTRLYYNDFNSGDTNTSDAFNWTVDSENRTNLSCEGCLSPPCFSLLRIQEKNWSALLTAVVIILTIAGNILVIMAVSLEKKLQNATNYFLMSLAIADMLLGFLVMPVSMLTILYEYRWPLPSKLCAVWIYLDVLFSTASIMHLCAISLDRYVAIQNPIHHSRFNSRTKAFLKIIAVWTISVGVSMPIPVFGLQDDSKVFKEGSCLLADDNFVLIGSFVSFFIPLTIMVITYFLTIKSLQKEATLCVSDLGTRTKLASFSFLPQSSLSSEKLFQRSIHREPGSYAGRRTMQSISNEQKACKVLGIVFFLFVVMWCPFFITNIMAVICKESCNEDVIGALLNVFVWIGYLSSAVNPLVYTLFNKTYRSAFSRYIQCQYKENKKPLQLILVNTIPTLAYKSSQLQMGQKKNSKKDAKTTENDCSMVALGKQHSQDASTDKIDTGNEKVSCV